A genome region from Leptospira langatensis includes the following:
- the csrA gene encoding carbon storage regulator CsrA codes for MLVLARRTNESIIIGDDIEIVIVDIKGDQVKIGVKAPKEVSVHRAEVYREIQAENKKAAGAKIKPEELGKIGSMLKKSDSGKKEKS; via the coding sequence GTGCTTGTACTAGCTAGACGTACCAATGAATCCATAATCATCGGCGACGATATAGAGATCGTCATTGTGGATATCAAAGGGGACCAAGTAAAGATCGGGGTCAAGGCTCCTAAAGAAGTCTCCGTGCACAGGGCCGAAGTGTATAGAGAGATCCAAGCAGAGAATAAGAAAGCTGCGGGAGCTAAAATTAAGCCGGAGGAATTGGGCAAAATTGGCAGCATGCTTAAAAAATCCGATTCGGGCAAAAAAGAAAAATCCTAA
- the fliW gene encoding flagellar assembly protein FliW, with product MVEIQSKPFGKIKVSERQLIKFPEGLLGFSNYKSFALIEEDEESVFKWLQSVDEVDLAFVVIPPSLFKKEYKPLLSSEEISQIGLQDVLEALILVIVTIPNDDPASMTANLQGPILINKQELTGRQFVSRNEIHSVREKILESATVEMS from the coding sequence ATGGTTGAGATCCAAAGCAAACCTTTCGGGAAAATAAAAGTTTCGGAACGACAACTTATCAAATTTCCGGAGGGACTCTTAGGTTTTAGCAATTATAAGAGTTTCGCCTTAATCGAAGAGGACGAGGAGTCCGTATTCAAATGGCTTCAATCCGTAGATGAGGTGGACCTTGCTTTCGTGGTCATACCTCCTTCTCTCTTTAAAAAAGAATACAAACCGCTTCTTAGCTCCGAAGAGATCTCTCAAATCGGGTTGCAGGATGTTTTAGAAGCGTTGATACTAGTCATAGTGACCATCCCGAACGACGATCCGGCTTCTATGACAGCGAATTTACAAGGACCAATCCTGATCAATAAGCAAGAGTTAACCGGTCGACAATTCGTTTCTCGCAATGAGATCCATTCTGTAAGAGAAAAGATCCTGGAAAGTGCCACTGTGGAGATGTCCTAA
- a CDS encoding SHOCT domain-containing protein, with product MAACLKNPIRAKKKNPNLFSFLLVFSFITISCISSQKKEMASSSETIVLFYLKKGPETPLFLEPDTWLPIASSVLTGAPIDSTDKTEFVTRWQKLFKFAGIPEPGVISRDPIRVLTEEETAQLGELLFKAEADISDGLPHAYQVIIKREDPIRPGLRIRRTVFYIRNRADGLILEFSEIGQVLDFQTPYSFREWTLVPVSKPDPSTRNSIYLPEIRPEGLDFLSPLPGQAEETNRICVKTGFWTSQILKDTASEPKKFPKSVEDRLKTLKELLDKKLISKPEYEKKKAEILKDL from the coding sequence TTGGCAGCATGCTTAAAAAATCCGATTCGGGCAAAAAAGAAAAATCCTAATCTATTTTCTTTCCTTCTCGTATTCTCGTTTATAACGATTTCTTGTATTTCTTCTCAAAAGAAAGAAATGGCAAGTTCTTCGGAGACCATCGTACTTTTCTATCTGAAGAAGGGTCCAGAAACTCCTCTCTTCTTGGAGCCTGATACTTGGCTGCCGATCGCTTCCAGTGTCCTTACCGGCGCACCGATAGATTCCACGGATAAAACAGAATTCGTAACCAGATGGCAGAAGCTTTTCAAATTCGCCGGCATTCCTGAACCTGGAGTCATCTCCAGAGATCCCATTAGGGTACTTACGGAAGAAGAGACTGCACAATTAGGAGAGCTGCTGTTCAAAGCGGAAGCGGATATATCGGATGGGCTTCCACATGCATATCAAGTTATTATAAAGCGAGAAGATCCCATTCGTCCTGGCCTCAGGATCAGACGTACCGTTTTCTATATCCGAAATCGTGCAGACGGTTTGATCTTGGAATTTTCCGAGATCGGACAGGTCTTGGATTTCCAAACTCCTTATTCGTTTCGAGAATGGACCTTGGTTCCGGTCAGCAAGCCGGATCCGTCTACTCGAAACTCCATTTACTTGCCTGAGATACGTCCGGAAGGCTTAGACTTTCTTTCTCCTTTGCCTGGCCAAGCGGAAGAGACAAATCGAATCTGTGTGAAGACTGGATTTTGGACATCTCAAATCCTGAAAGATACGGCAAGCGAACCTAAAAAATTTCCTAAGAGTGTAGAAGACAGGCTAAAGACCCTGAAAGAGTTACTGGATAAGAAGCTGATCTCAAAACCGGAATACGAAAAGAAGAAGGCAGAGATCTTAAAAGATCTTTAA
- a CDS encoding flagellar hook-associated protein 3, with the protein MRITNMMQNNSLVRTLNRHQVAMDETQNQLGTGQRIRIPSDEPGRATNQMFFRSRLNELDTFQSNIDDGFGRLQQIDGELDRIGNLFQRARVLAVQASNGIYQGDKGFELEVAVGKEIDELLRALVDIANTRDATGRPLFGGHVIERPPFEPIESKIKGLQGLELKNQYIGVEYRGDIGEQLREIEKGEYIPVTIPGNKVFWGTNMSVTSRVDNSGYVAVSDQKFKIDGVEIQVSAGDTIDDIIDKINNSPIEAKANKLAQDNISLSSTAPHQVWLEDVDGGTMLRDIGLIDPANSEPPNNYSKSATVTGLSVFDVLIQFRNDLIQKDQERISGRDIQDLDLALENILRYRSIVGARMNRMEEHSQRVSFDKSYMTELLAKNEGIDFPETIMNMKWLETIHQYALNVGSKVIKSTLMDFLR; encoded by the coding sequence ATGCGGATCACTAACATGATGCAAAATAACAGTCTGGTGAGGACATTGAACCGTCACCAGGTGGCTATGGATGAAACCCAAAACCAATTGGGCACAGGACAGAGGATACGTATTCCTTCCGACGAACCGGGAAGAGCTACGAACCAAATGTTCTTTCGTTCTCGTTTGAACGAGCTAGATACGTTTCAATCCAATATTGACGATGGATTTGGCAGACTTCAGCAGATAGACGGAGAGCTGGATAGAATAGGAAACCTTTTCCAAAGAGCGAGGGTTCTCGCAGTCCAGGCATCCAACGGTATTTATCAAGGAGATAAAGGCTTCGAATTGGAAGTCGCTGTCGGTAAGGAAATCGACGAGCTACTTCGTGCGTTAGTTGATATCGCAAATACCAGAGATGCTACCGGAAGACCTTTGTTCGGCGGTCATGTGATCGAAAGACCTCCTTTCGAACCGATCGAATCCAAGATCAAAGGCCTCCAAGGATTGGAACTTAAGAACCAATATATCGGAGTTGAATACCGCGGCGATATCGGAGAACAGCTCCGAGAGATCGAGAAAGGCGAATATATTCCTGTCACCATTCCCGGGAACAAGGTCTTCTGGGGAACGAATATGAGCGTGACTAGTCGCGTGGATAACTCCGGCTATGTAGCGGTTTCGGATCAGAAGTTCAAAATAGACGGAGTAGAGATCCAAGTTTCTGCGGGCGACACGATCGATGATATTATCGATAAGATCAATAATTCTCCGATCGAAGCTAAAGCAAACAAGCTCGCCCAGGATAATATCAGTTTAAGCTCTACTGCTCCTCACCAGGTCTGGTTGGAGGATGTGGATGGAGGGACCATGCTTAGGGATATAGGCCTCATCGATCCTGCGAATTCGGAGCCTCCTAATAATTATAGTAAGTCTGCTACCGTAACCGGTCTCTCCGTATTCGACGTATTGATCCAGTTCAGGAACGACTTGATCCAGAAGGACCAAGAGAGGATTTCAGGAAGAGATATCCAAGACTTGGATCTGGCTCTGGAGAATATTCTTCGTTATAGATCCATCGTGGGTGCGAGAATGAACCGAATGGAAGAGCATTCTCAAAGAGTATCTTTCGATAAATCGTACATGACTGAGTTACTCGCTAAGAATGAGGGAATCGATTTCCCTGAAACCATCATGAATATGAAGTGGTTAGAGACGATCCATCAGTACGCGCTTAACGTAGGTTCTAAGGTGATTAAATCTACCTTGATGGACTTTTTAAGATAA